In one window of Campylobacter hepaticus DNA:
- a CDS encoding nucleotidyltransferase: MLSKELELFKKNLHSYTQSCRKFFLKQGAFSLYHSKNMDYFIKKAYEIILKEYFENFLPQHDNIPFCVLASKAYASNSLCFNESISLIFVYKDIKAYHLKPIIKAFIEILNDASLQIDFITLELNGLYNASNALKTSIIQTRFICGSKPLFREVKTKFDSILKEHKNKFAKLLFENFKEFDIPFIKQEFNIKKDFGGLNHLRSLESLLVLFKNSPKNYALNFMDEKNLSHLRLASDFLLSLKSAMNLQNAKDEDEFLLVNVSDLSELMYKKAKKHFKAKELLVQKALQSMHTIGFYTHFLVKQMQDQLSSVCKQKYRFKSLFEFLQYLLKLQDQVIQFDLDMIFLLKNLKYTKQDIENSLILFGKIFYKKHSFCLLKLLLDSGILKDLCKPFWTVRFLSDEEGNYTFDEQVFLMLKEFEKYQDDLEVLKKLSIEKKMILKLVILLSAIENENEISLASIYRAYCYKFDLKNEILEFGLKIFKNNNALKDLVEKEDIYNPIIISALVSKLENLENLELLYTLTRLKAQALHFNTFYFRSLDKLLENAKQGFEDENLLEESTRRVKKELTLKRTKVFLDQDAILQDKIMHIKSNLFIIKNTFEDIVAIAKLAKDNELKFWFNNEINLSLQIVAPLSFNLAIVLRSLANLNLIFMHFFELFDNKIYLRFEYDNIISDEQKLKLCELLNSNLSSLTLKKIKKPIIKKDELKLDLTYAKNYVKLGLNTKDQQGLMAYLMDTFNEFKLVLCTAKIQTIRQRTRNIFIFQKDENLMQNEQKLINFLISE, from the coding sequence CCTTTTGTGTTTTAGCAAGCAAAGCTTATGCAAGTAATAGTCTTTGTTTTAATGAAAGCATTTCTTTAATCTTTGTTTATAAAGACATTAAAGCTTATCATTTAAAACCTATTATTAAAGCTTTTATTGAAATTTTAAATGATGCTTCTTTGCAGATTGATTTTATTACTTTAGAATTAAATGGGCTTTATAATGCTAGTAATGCGCTTAAAACTTCTATCATACAAACCCGTTTTATATGTGGGTCTAAACCTTTATTTAGAGAGGTTAAGACTAAATTTGATAGTATCCTTAAAGAACATAAAAATAAATTTGCAAAGCTTTTATTTGAAAATTTTAAGGAATTTGATATTCCTTTTATAAAGCAAGAATTTAATATTAAAAAAGATTTTGGAGGATTAAACCATTTAAGGTCTTTAGAAAGTTTGCTTGTTCTTTTTAAAAATTCTCCAAAAAATTATGCTTTAAATTTTATGGATGAAAAAAATTTAAGTCATTTGCGTTTGGCTAGTGATTTTTTACTTTCTTTAAAATCAGCCATGAATTTGCAAAATGCTAAAGATGAGGATGAGTTTTTGCTTGTTAATGTGAGTGATTTAAGCGAGTTAATGTATAAAAAAGCTAAAAAGCATTTTAAAGCAAAAGAGCTTTTAGTACAAAAAGCTTTACAAAGTATGCATACTATAGGTTTTTATACTCATTTTTTAGTAAAACAAATGCAAGATCAACTTTCTTCTGTTTGTAAACAAAAATATCGATTTAAAAGCCTTTTTGAGTTTTTACAATACCTATTAAAGCTTCAAGATCAAGTTATACAATTTGATCTTGATATGATTTTTTTATTAAAAAATTTAAAATATACCAAGCAAGATATAGAAAATTCTTTGATACTTTTTGGAAAAATTTTTTATAAAAAACACAGTTTTTGTCTTTTAAAACTCTTGCTTGATAGTGGTATTTTAAAAGATTTGTGTAAACCTTTTTGGACAGTGCGTTTTTTAAGCGATGAAGAGGGAAATTATACCTTTGATGAACAAGTTTTCTTAATGTTAAAAGAATTTGAAAAATATCAAGATGATTTAGAAGTGCTTAAAAAATTAAGCATTGAGAAAAAAATGATTTTAAAATTAGTCATACTTTTAAGCGCTATAGAAAATGAAAATGAAATTTCTTTAGCAAGTATATATAGGGCTTATTGTTATAAATTTGATTTAAAAAATGAAATTTTAGAATTTGGGCTTAAAATTTTTAAAAATAATAATGCCTTAAAAGATCTAGTAGAAAAAGAAGATATTTATAATCCTATCATTATAAGTGCTTTGGTTTCAAAATTAGAAAATTTAGAAAATTTAGAACTTTTATACACTTTAACGCGTCTAAAAGCACAAGCTTTGCATTTTAATACTTTTTATTTTAGATCTCTTGATAAGCTTTTAGAAAATGCAAAACAAGGTTTTGAAGATGAAAATTTACTTGAAGAAAGCACAAGAAGGGTTAAAAAAGAATTAACTTTAAAAAGAACAAAGGTTTTTTTAGATCAAGATGCCATATTGCAAGATAAAATCATGCATATAAAATCTAATCTTTTTATCATAAAAAATACTTTTGAAGATATTGTTGCTATTGCAAAATTAGCTAAAGATAATGAATTAAAATTTTGGTTTAACAATGAGATAAATCTTAGTTTGCAAATCGTAGCTCCACTTTCTTTTAATCTTGCTATTGTTTTAAGATCTTTGGCTAATTTAAATCTTATTTTTATGCATTTTTTTGAACTTTTTGATAATAAAATTTATTTAAGATTTGAGTATGATAATATCATTAGCGATGAACAAAAACTTAAGCTTTGTGAGCTTTTAAATTCAAATCTTTCGAGTTTAACTTTAAAAAAAATCAAAAAGCCTATCATTAAAAAAGACGAGTTAAAATTAGATTTAACTTATGCTAAAAATTATGTTAAATTAGGTCTTAATACCAAAGATCAGCAAGGTTTAATGGCGTATTTAATGGATACTTTTAATGAATTTAAACTTGTTTTATGCACAGCTAAAATTCAAACTATAAGGCAAAGAACGCGTAATATTTTTATTTTTCAAAAGGATGAAAATTTAATGCAAAATGAGCAAAAATTAATCAATTTCTTAATAAGTGAGTAA
- the fumC gene encoding class II fumarate hydratase, producing the protein MEYRIEHDTMGEIKVPNDKYWGAQTERSFENFKIGCEKMPKVLIYAFANLKKSLALVNNKFGKLDDIKKDAIVRACDEIIAGKFDDNFPLAVWQTGSGTQSNMNINEVIANRASEIIEGDFRKQKCVHPNDHVNMSQSSNDTFPTAMSIVAVEQVEKKLIPALDELIATFEKKVQEFKDIIKIGRTHLQDATPLTLGQEFSGYVSMLLHSKEQILSSLPTLRELAIGGTAVGTGLNAHAQLSQKVSEELSKLIGTKFISSPNKFHALTSHDAINFTHGAMKGLAANLMKIANDIRWLSSGPRCGLGELNIPENEPGSSIMPGKVNPTQCEAITMVAVQVMGNDATIGFAASQGNFELNVFKPVIIYNFLQSLDLLADAMHSFNIHCAKGIEPNHEKIAYNLHNSLMLVTALNPHIGYENAAKVAKNAHKKGISLKQSAMELGLVSEQDFDKFVDPSKMIGPNN; encoded by the coding sequence ATGGAATATAGAATCGAGCATGATACTATGGGTGAGATTAAGGTCCCAAACGACAAGTATTGGGGGGCACAAACTGAAAGAAGTTTTGAAAATTTTAAAATCGGTTGTGAAAAGATGCCAAAGGTTTTAATTTATGCTTTTGCAAATCTTAAAAAATCTCTAGCCTTAGTAAACAACAAGTTTGGTAAACTTGACGATATTAAAAAAGATGCTATTGTTCGTGCCTGTGATGAGATTATCGCAGGAAAATTTGATGATAATTTTCCCCTTGCAGTTTGGCAAACAGGATCAGGAACGCAAAGCAATATGAATATCAATGAAGTCATTGCAAATCGTGCAAGTGAAATCATAGAAGGTGATTTTCGTAAACAAAAATGTGTCCATCCTAATGATCATGTGAATATGAGTCAAAGTTCTAATGATACTTTCCCAACAGCCATGAGTATTGTTGCAGTAGAGCAAGTTGAAAAAAAACTTATCCCAGCCCTTGATGAGCTTATTGCTACTTTTGAAAAAAAAGTACAAGAATTTAAAGATATTATCAAAATAGGGCGCACTCATTTACAAGATGCTACTCCTCTTACCCTAGGACAAGAATTTAGCGGCTATGTTTCTATGCTTTTACACTCAAAAGAGCAAATTCTTTCTTCTTTACCTACTTTAAGAGAATTAGCCATAGGAGGTACAGCAGTAGGTACAGGACTTAATGCCCATGCGCAATTAAGCCAAAAAGTCAGTGAAGAATTAAGCAAACTCATAGGTACAAAATTCATCTCAAGTCCTAATAAATTTCATGCTTTAACAAGCCATGATGCTATCAATTTTACTCATGGAGCCATGAAGGGTTTAGCAGCAAATTTGATGAAAATCGCAAATGATATAAGATGGTTATCCTCAGGTCCTAGATGCGGGCTTGGAGAGCTTAATATCCCTGAAAATGAACCAGGAAGTTCCATCATGCCAGGTAAGGTAAATCCTACTCAGTGTGAAGCTATTACTATGGTTGCAGTACAAGTTATGGGTAATGATGCTACTATAGGTTTTGCAGCAAGTCAAGGAAATTTTGAGCTTAATGTATTTAAACCTGTGATTATTTACAATTTCTTACAAAGTCTTGATTTATTAGCCGATGCTATGCACTCATTTAATATACATTGTGCAAAAGGCATAGAACCAAACCATGAAAAAATAGCTTATAATCTTCACAATTCTTTGATGCTAGTAACAGCTTTAAATCCTCACATAGGCTATGAAAATGCTGCTAAAGTTGCTAAAAATGCTCACAAAAAAGGCATCTCTTTAAAACAAAGTGCTATGGAACTGGGTTTAGTGAGTGAGCAAGACTTTGACAAATTTGTTGATCCTAGTAAAATGATAGGTCCAAATAACTAA
- the glmS gene encoding glutamine--fructose-6-phosphate transaminase (isomerizing) → MCGIVGYIGNNEKKQIILNGLKELEYRGYDSAGLAVMKEGELSFFKAVGKLENLANKCVNFTSEGYGFAIGHTRWATHGKPTEINAHPHLGQYSCVIHNGIIENYKEIKDKLEKQGITFLSQTDTEVLVRLFEFYAQEMQAFKAWQKTIKELRGAFATLLVTKKDPNCVFFAKNAAPLIIGKNANKEWFFSSGNAPLIGNCDEVMYLEDLSLGYINQDELVIYENDVLKPLCFSKLLGDKAYAKKDGFRFFMEKEIYEQSRVMSEVLMGRIQGEEVVFDELQKEDLNQVEEITLCACGTSYHAAMASAYLFERIAKVRARVEIASEFRYRQALIKPHALFIVISQSGETADTLEALKIAKEQGAKTFAICNVDNSNIVRLAHLSLLTRAGIEKGVASTKAFATQVLTLWMLAIFMAQKRNFNVSSEIKALLHTPKCVMVNQALHEKIHRLSKRYLDGHGFFFIGRDVFYPLALEGALKLKELSYLHAEGYPAGEMKHGPIALADSKLYTIALMPKHMLYEKTKSNVEELIARDSTVLSISPLEFDLSDDLILTTKQDHYMCEFFEMMLITQLLAMEISIRLGNDVDMPRNLAKSVTVE, encoded by the coding sequence ATGTGTGGAATTGTAGGTTATATAGGAAATAATGAAAAAAAACAAATCATTTTAAATGGACTTAAAGAATTAGAATATCGCGGTTATGATAGTGCGGGTTTAGCTGTGATGAAAGAAGGGGAATTAAGTTTTTTTAAAGCTGTAGGAAAACTTGAAAATTTGGCTAATAAATGCGTGAATTTTACAAGCGAGGGTTATGGTTTTGCTATAGGACATACAAGATGGGCAACTCATGGAAAACCAACAGAGATTAATGCCCATCCGCATTTAGGACAGTATTCTTGCGTGATTCACAATGGTATCATAGAAAATTATAAAGAAATTAAAGATAAACTTGAAAAACAAGGTATAACTTTTTTAAGTCAAACCGATACAGAAGTACTTGTAAGACTTTTTGAATTTTACGCACAAGAAATGCAAGCCTTTAAGGCTTGGCAAAAAACCATTAAAGAATTACGTGGAGCTTTTGCAACCCTTTTGGTCACAAAAAAAGATCCCAATTGTGTCTTTTTTGCAAAAAATGCTGCACCTTTGATTATCGGCAAAAATGCCAATAAAGAATGGTTTTTTTCTTCAGGAAATGCTCCTTTAATAGGGAATTGCGATGAGGTAATGTATCTTGAAGATTTAAGTTTAGGTTATATCAATCAAGATGAACTTGTTATTTATGAAAATGATGTTTTAAAACCCCTTTGTTTTTCTAAGCTTTTAGGAGATAAAGCTTATGCGAAAAAAGATGGCTTTCGTTTTTTCATGGAAAAAGAAATTTATGAACAAAGCCGTGTGATGAGTGAAGTGTTAATGGGTCGCATTCAAGGTGAAGAAGTGGTTTTTGATGAACTCCAAAAAGAAGACTTAAACCAAGTAGAAGAAATCACTTTATGTGCTTGTGGGACAAGTTATCATGCAGCAATGGCAAGTGCTTATTTGTTTGAAAGGATAGCAAAAGTTAGAGCTAGGGTAGAAATTGCTAGTGAATTCCGTTATAGGCAAGCCCTAATTAAACCCCATGCTTTATTTATTGTTATTTCTCAAAGTGGAGAAACAGCTGATACCTTAGAAGCTTTAAAAATTGCAAAAGAACAAGGAGCTAAAACCTTTGCTATTTGCAATGTAGATAATTCTAATATAGTCCGTTTGGCGCATTTAAGTCTTTTAACGCGTGCAGGCATTGAAAAAGGTGTAGCATCAACTAAGGCTTTTGCAACTCAGGTTTTAACCTTGTGGATGCTTGCTATTTTTATGGCACAAAAAAGAAATTTTAATGTTTCTAGTGAAATTAAAGCCCTTTTACACACTCCAAAATGCGTCATGGTAAACCAAGCTTTGCATGAAAAAATCCACCGTTTATCTAAACGTTATTTAGACGGTCATGGTTTTTTCTTCATAGGCAGAGATGTGTTTTATCCTTTAGCCTTAGAAGGGGCTTTGAAATTAAAAGAATTATCCTATTTGCATGCTGAAGGTTATCCAGCAGGGGAGATGAAGCATGGTCCTATAGCCTTAGCAGACTCTAAACTTTATACCATAGCCTTAATGCCAAAACACATGCTTTATGAAAAAACTAAGTCTAATGTTGAAGAACTTATTGCTAGAGATTCTACCGTGTTAAGTATCTCTCCTTTAGAATTTGATTTAAGCGATGATTTGATTTTAACAACAAAACAAGATCATTATATGTGTGAATTTTTTGAAATGATGCTAATTACCCAGCTTTTGGCCATGGAAATTTCTATACGCTTAGGAAATGATGTAGATATGCCAAGGAATTTAGCCAAAAGTGTAACAGTAGAATAA